The window CAAAGGTACAATGGGTCAATTGGAAACAACTTAGTTATAGCAAGAACTCAGGAGGGCTTGATTTCAGAGATTTTAGAAGTTTTAATGTAGCTTTGCTCTCAAAGCAAAGCTGGAGGATACAACAGAACCCAAACACTCTAGTGTCCACGATCCTTAAACAGAAATACTTCAGCAAGGTTGATTTGTTGCATGCTCAGTTAGTGTCAGGTCCTTCTCTTGCATGGAGAGGAATACATGCAGGTATATCCTTACTAAAAAGAGGTCTCTTGTGGAGGGTAGGGAATGGTCACAAAGTGGATATATAGAAAGATAAATGGATCCTAGGATATCCATCACACAAAGTCTAGACACCTCGAGCTAATGATTGCTGTTATGAAAAAGTGAGTGACCTTATTGACCCACACCTGAAAGCATGGAAGAAGCCAGTTCTTAAGGACCATTTCTCTCAACAAGAATGTGAAGCAATCCAAGCTGTTCCAATTAGCCTGAGTGGAAGAGAAGACATGATGATTTGGCAATTTACTAATGGCATGTATACTATGAAGAGTGGATACCACctcaaaatagaaatagaaaggaACATGGAAGGTGAGACATCAAGTAGagccaaggaaaagaaaatttggaaaCACATATGAAAAATGGAAGCAACTCCTGCTACTAGGATGTTTATCTTGAGAGTATGTAGCGAGGCTCTCCCTACCTTAGCAAATCTCAGAAGGAGGAAAATAGCTGAAGATAGCACATGCTTAATCTGTAGACAGTGCCCTGAAATGTCTGGTCATGCCTTATGGGGATGCCCTGCTGCACAAGATGTCTGGAACCAATGTGTAAAAAGGGTGCAAAAAATGTCTGTTCATAGTGACCTTTTCATTGACATCTGGGTAGAGCTTGTACATCATCTGGAGCCTATAGAACTAGCAGAGGTGGCAACCATCCTAAGAGGTATCTAGACTAGGAGGAATAAATTTatctaacaaaaaaatttcaaacatccTACACAATTGTGTCAACTAGCAAGAAGAAAATTTGAATCTCAACAGGAGGCAATCCAAGAAACACGGGCAGCCAGGGTAGAGCATCAAGCAGTACCTCACAAGTGGTCCAAACCAGAGCAAAACTACTTTAAGGTCAATTGGGACGTGGTTGTAAAACTTGGGGAGGGAAAAATTGGGATATGAGTCATTATCAGGAACCACTTTGGCCAAGTATTGGGTACCCTACGTGTTACCAGATATCTCAAGGGTAGCCCTTTTGATGTCGAAGCAAAAGGGTTGCTAATAGCAACTGTTTTTTGCACAGAGCTTGGCTTGAACTATATCTATTTAGAAGGGGACTCGAAACAAGTGGTGGATCTTCTACAAAGGTTGGTCTCGAATTGGAGTTTGGGAGGTTGCCTCATAGGAGATGCCCAACAAATCTTGCTTTGCAAGCTGGACAGTAATGCATGCATATAGAGAGGCAAACATGGCAGCTCATCAACTAGCCAAAGCTACCTTTGATTGTGCAGAGGATGTATATGACATTGGAACGTGTCATACATGTGCTTTGTCTATTGTAGCAAAAGAAATGGTGTAATATCCTAGCTCTAAGTCGCATGTGACTTATTGAgactttgtaatattttgttcTCTGATTAATGAAATCAGAtttcttcaaatatatatatatatatatatatatatatatgacgagCCCTCTAGACAGTGATCTATTGAGTAGAGATAAAATATCTCTCCATTTTAGCAGAAACACTAACATGAAGTTGCAAGCATTTATACTAAAATAGGCAAAAGTGAAATGAGCTGGAGACTTTAGGTCTACCTCCAACGATTGGTAGAGCTCGAGTCAAGACTTTTAAAAGATCAATTATAACAtcgagttttgctactcatcattttcacaaatcatatatcacatttattttaattttttaaaattattttttattttattcttcgtaaactaattgattttttctactcatcatctatatatcacacatttagttagagaaaaaataaaaaaataatgtgtgaTATGTGGTGTGAAAATGATTAGTAAAACTTTTCTTATAAGATCAGATGGAAGGTAAGCAATTGGAGGTCCAAGTTATCATCTCAGGCAGGTCAAGAAGTTCTTATTCAGCTCATGTTTAGAGGTTGTATTTGATTAAGAATTGTTCGACTCATCATTCCTATACCATACACCTGttatgagaatatatatatatatatatatacatataaagtaAAAGTATGTGTGTAGTGTAGGAATGATGAGTATATTCTTTCTTTGATTAAAGCTGGATTTTTAATAATtccaagaatttcttttttctatattagttaaaaataaataactaagctTTAGGACTTGTTTGGGAGTGAGATGATCTTATCTCGTCTCatatcaaaatttctcataatttcattcacaaacattatttaaatatatatatacttttcaattttaaatttttagctTTTCCACCTAATCATTAtcaaattattacaacttttctaaacttttaaataatatacaaaaaacaataatattttttcaaatttcaaattacattatattctaacaacgttttaactttataatatttttattcaattttttctctcacatttttcaaaaccgaataaaacatcttaattcaaactattttactactattcaaaaacaatttctctattattcatagaattttcatttaatctcacTTTCCAAATGAGCCTTTAATGACTTTGACCTTGTAAGAGATTAAGGGAACAAGTTCAAAAGtctaggccccatttggatagtgaaagtgttttatctcatctcatcttattattacaactttctcaaattttcatacaaattataatttaattttttcaaatctcaaaataataataatattaaaaaataatattctaacaatattttattcaacttttaacttttatctcaacttatctctagGGAGGTGGCTGCTCAAGGTCAAGCATCAACTAGCAACAGCCTCAAGGAAGTCTGGAACAAGATCTCGCAGATACAAGCTACACCAGGAGACAAAACTTTCTTATGGAGAGACTGTCAGGAGGCCCTTCCCACTTAGTCCAacttgtttaagaagaaaatagtgaGTGGCCCTATATGCCCTATTTGtaacagagaagaagaaagcgTGCAACATGTTCTATGGAGCTGTGAAGCAGCTAAGGGTGTGTTGAGTCAATGCTCCAAAAGGACACAGAAATGTTCCATCCCAATCTCCTCGATGATTCAACTTTTTGACTCACTAACTAAGGTACTGACTCCAGAGGAACTTCAAGAATTCGTGgtgattaggggtgtaaaccggtcggtccggaccggagaaacagaccggaccgaccaaatgcatgatcggtttcggtccaataaataagaaagtttcggtcttcggtccggtcccgaggtggagatttctcggaccggaccggaccgaccgaataaaaaataaaaaataaataaaatattatatatattatttatataataattatacaattaacaatataaaattttaaatatgttattaatacttgttaatattctataaattaacaatattttatatatatcttaatctaacctatcactattaacaatataaaattttaaatatgttattaacacttgttaatattctatgaattaactaatatataatatcaattagttaattatataaattaataatataattttcatttaatctattattattgaccatataaaatatttttttattgaatttgttacttaatccatattaataagtcacttaatttaatttagtattttaaataaatttttttattaattgatttaaaaaaaatatatatatatatatgccggaccgaccggaccggatcggactgAAAACTACTGGTCTTGTCCGGTCTCTATGGGGTGTTCGGTCTGGTCTATTCGGTCCAtcattggaccggaccggatcggaccgaccggtttacacccctagtggtGATAGCAAGGAAAATTTGGTGGAGAAGGAACTCCTTTATTTTCAAGAAGGGGTTCTCTCATCCGAACCTCATTGTTAGAGAGGCAAGAACAGTGTTAGACATGATGGCAGAGAAGAACTTAGATCAGTGCACCAACCAAGCCTCCTTCCCAGTGGTTTCTTGGCAAGCTCCACCAGTGGACTGGTTCAAGATTAATTGGGATGGGGCAGTCGACAAAGCCAAGGGACTGATTGGAATAGGAGTGGTGATAAGGGACAGTTTTGGCCAAGTAATTGTAGCAATGAGGCAGGGGAAAAAGCTCTACCCTGATCCTTTACTAGCTAAATCATATGGGGCTCTACAAGCTGTCAAAGTGGCATGGGAGATTGGTTTGCACCAGATTA is drawn from Juglans regia cultivar Chandler chromosome 5, Walnut 2.0, whole genome shotgun sequence and contains these coding sequences:
- the LOC108998763 gene encoding uncharacterized protein LOC108998763, which codes for MAEKNLDQCTNQASFPVVSWQAPPVDWFKINWDGAVDKAKGLIGIGVVIRDSFGQVIVAMRQGKKLYPDPLLAKSYGALQAVKVAWEIGLHQIILEGDSLQVTKALVEDREALSSSSMFWSEARFYLKLFAKWEVSHIRRNDNHIAHLLAKDALTIFDLIITMEDPLTCIAAFL